In Bosea vestrisii, the following are encoded in one genomic region:
- a CDS encoding diaminopropionate ammonia-lyase has protein sequence MFLLNQLPDFRQPLHPVDAETLGPAGADAIERHLASRAEHVPTPLRALPSLAAELGINALHLKDEGQRLGLGSFKALGGAYAVTRLVLEAATERLGRTLDEADLTSPEVLAIAAEMTFACATDGNHGRSVAQGAQLVGARSVIFMHGGVSEPRAAAIARFGAEIVRVDGTYDDSIIEAARVANERGWTTVSDTSWDGYERIPGLVMQGYTAIIREALRQLPEPPTHVFVQAGVGGIAAAIAAQLSLLLGEDRPIFTVVDPARAACLFESVRAGRPTKIAHGAPTVMAMLECYDPSPLAWRVLSRAADAFMTVEDAVAVEAMNRLARPAGSDPAIVAGESGAAGFAGLLAALRDPQARAALKLNASSRVFAVVTEGATDPERYAELVGLTPAEVAGTA, from the coding sequence ATGTTCCTGCTCAACCAGCTCCCGGACTTCCGCCAGCCGCTCCATCCAGTCGATGCGGAAACGCTCGGTCCCGCCGGGGCTGACGCGATCGAACGGCACCTCGCAAGCCGAGCCGAGCATGTGCCGACGCCGCTGCGGGCCCTGCCCAGCCTCGCCGCTGAGCTCGGCATCAACGCGCTGCACCTCAAGGACGAAGGCCAGCGGCTCGGCCTCGGCAGCTTCAAGGCGCTGGGCGGCGCCTATGCCGTCACGCGCCTGGTGCTGGAAGCGGCAACCGAGCGGCTCGGACGCACGCTCGACGAAGCAGATCTGACCTCGCCCGAGGTTCTCGCGATAGCGGCCGAGATGACCTTCGCCTGCGCCACCGACGGCAATCACGGCCGCTCGGTCGCGCAGGGCGCACAGCTTGTCGGCGCCCGCTCGGTGATCTTCATGCATGGCGGCGTCAGCGAACCGCGCGCTGCGGCCATCGCCCGCTTCGGCGCCGAGATCGTGCGCGTCGACGGCACCTATGACGATTCCATCATCGAAGCCGCCCGCGTCGCCAATGAGCGCGGCTGGACGACCGTCTCCGACACCTCCTGGGACGGTTATGAGCGCATCCCCGGCCTCGTCATGCAGGGCTATACCGCGATCATCCGCGAGGCGCTGCGCCAGCTGCCGGAGCCGCCGACCCATGTCTTCGTCCAGGCCGGCGTTGGCGGCATCGCTGCGGCGATCGCAGCGCAACTGTCGCTTCTGCTCGGCGAGGACAGGCCGATCTTCACCGTGGTCGATCCCGCCCGCGCCGCCTGCCTGTTCGAGAGCGTCCGCGCCGGGCGGCCAACCAAGATCGCCCATGGCGCGCCGACGGTGATGGCGATGCTGGAATGCTACGATCCCTCACCGCTCGCCTGGCGCGTGCTGTCGCGCGCGGCCGATGCTTTCATGACGGTCGAGGATGCGGTCGCGGTCGAGGCGATGAACCGGCTGGCGCGCCCGGCCGGCAGCGACCCGGCCATCGTCGCCGGCGAAAGCGGCGCGGCCGGTTTCGCCGGGCTGCTCGCGGCACTGCGCGATCCGCAGGCGCGCGCGGCGCTGAAGCTCAACGCCTCTTCGCGCGTCTTCGCCGTCGTCACCGAGGGCGCGACCGATCCGGAGCGCTATGCCGAGCTGGTCGGCCTGACGCCCGCTGAAGTCGCCGGGACGGCGTGA
- a CDS encoding glutathione S-transferase family protein, whose protein sequence is MSDKLTLLYQSHSPYARKVLVCAHELGLADRLDVVHHETSPTNRNDAVFAQNPLGKVPVLLTPDAGALFDSVVICDYLDRLAGTGSLIPREGPTRYEALRLQALAQGLCDAGIAVRWETERRPEALRYPPLAEGQSTKLVEAYDYLEAQVDLDGPVTVGQIGLATALAWLSFRRLPDFRARAPRLAGWYDRFNQRPSMRATPYEGETHD, encoded by the coding sequence ATGTCGGACAAGCTCACCCTGCTCTACCAGAGCCATTCGCCCTATGCCCGCAAGGTGCTGGTCTGTGCCCACGAGCTCGGGCTGGCCGATCGCCTCGATGTCGTTCATCACGAGACCAGCCCGACCAATCGCAACGATGCCGTCTTCGCCCAAAACCCGCTCGGCAAGGTGCCGGTTCTGCTGACGCCGGATGCCGGCGCGCTCTTCGATTCCGTGGTGATCTGCGACTATCTCGACCGCCTCGCTGGCACGGGCTCACTGATTCCGCGCGAGGGGCCGACACGCTACGAAGCCTTGCGGCTCCAGGCGTTGGCGCAGGGCCTGTGCGATGCCGGCATCGCCGTGCGCTGGGAAACGGAGCGTCGGCCGGAGGCTTTGCGTTACCCGCCGCTCGCCGAAGGCCAGTCGACCAAGCTCGTCGAAGCCTATGACTATCTCGAAGCGCAGGTCGATCTCGACGGACCGGTCACGGTCGGCCAGATAGGGCTCGCGACGGCCCTCGCCTGGCTCAGCTTCCGGCGCCTGCCGGATTTCCGCGCACGGGCGCCGCGGCTCGCCGGCTGGTACGACCGTTTCAACCAGCGTCCGTCGATGCGCGCCACGCCCTATGAGGGCGAGACACACGACTGA
- a CDS encoding FMN-binding negative transcriptional regulator, which produces MYTPPAFRVDDRAEIHAMMRACRLATLVTATAEGLLATPLPLILAEEEGEFGVLHGHLARANPQWQKAAIGEAMVLFNGPDAYVTPSWYETKRETGKVVPTWNYQAVHAYGPAEFFDDPERLLDAVTRLTNLHEGTRAEPWAVDDAPPAFVQAQLRGIVGLRIPITRLEGKRKMSQNRPLADRVGVAEGLAASERASDLTVAAMVPTEG; this is translated from the coding sequence ATGTACACGCCGCCGGCCTTCCGCGTCGACGACCGCGCCGAGATCCACGCGATGATGCGCGCCTGCCGGCTCGCTACCCTCGTCACGGCCACGGCCGAGGGGTTGCTCGCGACGCCGCTGCCGCTGATCCTGGCGGAGGAGGAGGGTGAGTTCGGCGTGCTCCATGGCCATCTCGCCCGTGCCAATCCGCAATGGCAGAAGGCGGCGATCGGCGAGGCCATGGTCCTGTTCAACGGACCCGACGCCTATGTCACGCCGTCCTGGTACGAGACCAAGCGCGAGACCGGCAAGGTCGTGCCGACCTGGAACTACCAGGCGGTGCACGCCTACGGCCCGGCCGAGTTCTTCGACGATCCCGAGCGGCTGCTCGATGCGGTTACGCGTCTCACCAACCTGCATGAGGGCACGCGGGCCGAGCCCTGGGCGGTCGACGACGCGCCGCCCGCTTTCGTCCAGGCGCAGCTGCGCGGCATCGTCGGCCTGCGCATCCCGATCACCCGGCTCGAAGGCAAGCGCAAGATGAGCCAGAACCGCCCGCTGGCCGACCGCGTCGGCGTTGCTGAGGGGCTGGCCGCGAGCGAGCGCGCCAGCGACCTCACCGTCGCCGCGATGGTGCCGACCGAGGGCTGA
- a CDS encoding PLP-dependent aminotransferase family protein: MKRPVSSIPTGPVEHDVGAQRRVVAAIKREIAAGVHAPGSRLPSTRALAAEWGLSRTTVTAAFEQLAAEGYLETRPGARARVAAGLAQAELAARDTPSPRTTELSAYGRRLASAAPIPWTPQPFALDFRYGELAGGDFPTLAWRRALANAVTRRPARLRYGDPRGLPELRVALQGYLWRARGLRCEADDILVVNGSQQGFDLCTRLLLDPGDRVVIEDPSYNLARQAFLAAGAELSPQPVDREGMQTAALPPARLAFVTPSHQLPLGSILSAPRRQELLAWAARHGAFIIEDDYDAEYRHGVGPVPPLSSLDRVGSVIYLGTVSKTLSPTLRLGYLVLPPALREIFTRAKRMVDRHTPELEQAALAELIASGAYERHVRRVRRRNGERRVALLKALHEHLPERVTISGTDAGLHVLAWINGLPQSRESELTERATAASLGLYGVSGLYDRPDDPDRRAGLVIGYAALDEAQIIAGVERLDTLLRQLGA; the protein is encoded by the coding sequence GTGAAACGACCAGTTTCGAGCATTCCAACTGGACCAGTCGAGCACGATGTCGGCGCCCAACGCCGTGTCGTCGCAGCGATCAAGCGCGAGATCGCGGCCGGTGTCCATGCACCCGGCTCGCGCCTGCCATCGACGCGGGCGCTCGCGGCCGAATGGGGCCTGTCGCGCACCACCGTCACGGCCGCCTTCGAGCAGTTGGCGGCGGAAGGTTATCTCGAAACCCGCCCCGGCGCGCGGGCGCGGGTCGCGGCTGGGCTGGCTCAGGCGGAGTTGGCAGCGAGAGACACGCCTTCGCCTCGCACGACCGAGCTCTCCGCCTATGGTCGACGGCTGGCGTCCGCCGCGCCCATTCCCTGGACCCCGCAGCCCTTCGCGCTCGATTTCCGCTATGGCGAGCTCGCCGGCGGCGATTTCCCGACGCTGGCCTGGCGGCGGGCGCTGGCCAATGCGGTGACGAGGCGGCCGGCCCGCCTGCGCTATGGCGATCCGCGCGGCCTGCCGGAGCTGCGCGTGGCGCTGCAAGGTTATCTCTGGCGCGCCCGCGGCCTGCGCTGCGAGGCCGACGACATCCTCGTCGTCAACGGCTCGCAGCAGGGCTTCGATCTCTGTACAAGGCTGCTGCTCGACCCCGGCGACCGCGTCGTCATCGAGGACCCCAGCTACAATCTGGCGCGCCAGGCCTTCCTGGCGGCAGGCGCCGAGCTTTCGCCGCAACCGGTCGATCGCGAGGGTATGCAGACAGCTGCCCTGCCACCGGCGCGCCTCGCCTTCGTCACGCCCTCGCATCAATTGCCGCTCGGCAGCATCCTGTCGGCGCCGCGCCGGCAGGAATTGCTCGCCTGGGCGGCGCGCCATGGCGCCTTCATCATCGAGGATGATTACGACGCCGAGTATCGCCATGGCGTCGGCCCTGTGCCACCGCTGAGCTCGCTCGATCGGGTCGGCAGCGTGATCTATCTCGGCACTGTCTCCAAGACGCTCTCGCCGACCCTGCGGCTCGGCTATCTCGTGCTGCCACCGGCGCTGCGCGAGATCTTCACCCGGGCCAAGCGCATGGTGGATCGCCATACCCCGGAGCTGGAACAGGCTGCCTTGGCCGAGCTGATCGCGAGCGGTGCCTATGAGCGGCATGTGCGCCGCGTCAGACGCCGCAATGGCGAACGGCGTGTCGCTCTCTTGAAGGCGCTCCACGAACACCTGCCCGAGCGCGTCACGATTTCCGGCACCGATGCCGGTCTGCACGTGCTCGCCTGGATCAACGGACTACCGCAGTCGCGCGAGAGCGAGCTGACGGAGCGGGCTACGGCCGCCTCGCTCGGCCTCTATGGCGTGAGCGGGCTCTATGACCGGCCGGACGATCCCGACCGCCGCGCCGGCCTCGTCATCGGCTATGCCGCGCTCGACGAGGCGCAGATCATCGCTGGCGTCGAGCGACTGGACACCTTGCTCCGGCAGCTCGGTGCCTAG
- a CDS encoding aldolase codes for MAHSLKAGAAPAISAGMNQPNLDSDAVWETRRDLAACFRMAARYGFEEGICNHFSALVPGYDDLFIVNPYGWAFRELTASKLLICDFHGNVVAGEGQPEATAFYIHARVHKNLPRARVAFHTHMPYATALSMTEGDPLIFAGQTALKFYGRTAFDRDYNGLALDEREGDRIAGAVGDADIVFMKHHGVMVLGPTIAEAWDDLYYLERACEVQALALSTGRQVLPVKPEIAEAAYRQMREGDPESARLHLASIRRQLDAEEPVYRD; via the coding sequence ATGGCACACTCCCTGAAGGCTGGCGCGGCGCCGGCAATCTCCGCCGGCATGAACCAGCCGAACCTCGATTCCGACGCGGTCTGGGAGACCAGGCGCGATCTCGCCGCCTGCTTCCGCATGGCGGCGCGCTACGGCTTCGAGGAGGGCATCTGCAACCATTTCTCGGCGCTGGTGCCGGGCTATGACGACCTCTTCATCGTCAATCCCTATGGCTGGGCTTTTCGCGAACTCACCGCCTCGAAGCTGCTGATCTGCGATTTCCACGGCAATGTCGTCGCCGGGGAAGGCCAGCCCGAGGCGACCGCCTTCTACATCCACGCCCGCGTTCACAAGAACCTGCCGCGCGCCCGCGTCGCCTTCCACACCCACATGCCCTATGCGACGGCGCTCTCGATGACCGAAGGCGATCCGCTGATTTTCGCCGGGCAGACGGCGCTGAAGTTCTACGGCCGCACCGCGTTCGACCGCGACTATAACGGCTTGGCCCTCGACGAGCGCGAGGGTGACCGTATCGCCGGCGCGGTCGGCGATGCCGACATCGTCTTCATGAAGCACCACGGCGTGATGGTGCTCGGCCCGACCATCGCCGAGGCCTGGGACGATCTCTATTATCTCGAGCGCGCCTGCGAGGTGCAGGCGCTGGCGCTCTCGACCGGCCGGCAGGTGCTGCCGGTGAAGCCGGAGATCGCCGAAGCGGCCTATCGCCAGATGCGTGAGGGCGACCCGGAATCGGCGCGCCTGCACCTGGCCTCGATCCGCCGCCAGCTCGATGCCGAAGAGCCGGTCTATCGCGACTGA
- a CDS encoding carbohydrate ABC transporter permease, producing MLLTLKRKYREELLAASFLWPSLLILVALLIYPLIDVVRLSFHDSNLQREVWVGFGNYIALANDPLFWRAFWQTVVFTFFSVLLHLVIGLGLALLLNMNLDPAFRTVARGLLIVPWLLAPTVAGMIWVLMLQPFGVLNGLLASLGIIDTNSTISWLGDPSTALGSVTAMNVWRAFPFFMVMLLAGLQAIPKQLYEAAEIDGASLFRQFWHITLPQLRSVITTIVLLDSIWTFRAFDPVYVMTGGGPAHSSEVLATAIYFDGFQKLKFGYASAEAVVMFIVLFIVSAIYVRRTMSNQQ from the coding sequence ATGCTGCTGACGCTCAAACGCAAATACCGCGAGGAACTGCTGGCCGCGTCGTTCCTGTGGCCGTCGCTGCTGATCCTCGTCGCGCTGCTGATCTATCCGCTGATCGACGTGGTCCGCCTGAGCTTCCACGACAGCAACCTGCAACGCGAGGTCTGGGTCGGCTTCGGCAACTATATCGCGCTTGCCAACGACCCACTGTTCTGGCGCGCCTTCTGGCAGACCGTCGTTTTCACCTTTTTCAGCGTCCTGCTGCATCTGGTGATCGGGCTCGGCCTCGCGCTGCTGCTCAACATGAATCTCGACCCGGCCTTCCGCACCGTCGCGCGCGGCCTCCTGATCGTGCCCTGGCTGCTGGCGCCGACCGTCGCCGGCATGATCTGGGTGCTGATGCTGCAGCCCTTCGGCGTGCTCAACGGACTGCTGGCCTCGCTTGGGATCATCGACACCAACTCCACCATCTCCTGGCTCGGCGACCCCTCGACGGCGCTGGGCTCGGTGACGGCGATGAACGTCTGGCGCGCCTTCCCCTTCTTCATGGTGATGCTGCTCGCCGGCCTGCAGGCGATCCCGAAGCAACTCTACGAAGCCGCCGAGATCGACGGCGCCTCGCTGTTCCGGCAGTTCTGGCACATCACCCTGCCGCAACTGCGCAGCGTCATCACCACGATCGTGCTGCTCGACTCGATCTGGACCTTCCGCGCCTTCGACCCGGTCTATGTGATGACGGGCGGCGGGCCGGCCCATTCTTCCGAGGTTCTGGCGACGGCGATCTATTTCGACGGCTTCCAGAAGCTGAAATTCGGCTACGCCTCGGCCGAGGCTGTGGTCATGTTCATCGTGCTCTTCATCGTCAGCGCCATCTATGTCCGCCGAACCATGAGCAATCAGCAATGA
- a CDS encoding Lrp/AsnC family transcriptional regulator — MSEATAAGLDAFDRAILAILQQDNTTPQRVIGEKINLSAPAVQRRIRRMEKDGVITANVAIVEPAALGHPITIFVEIELVSETAKDIDAAKRAFLAAPEVQQCYYVTGEVDFMLVVLVPSMTAYEALTRRLFFADANIRKFRTFVAMDRVKAGLTVPVG, encoded by the coding sequence TTGAGCGAAGCGACCGCTGCCGGCCTCGACGCGTTCGACCGGGCCATCCTCGCCATCCTGCAGCAGGACAACACCACGCCGCAGCGTGTGATCGGCGAGAAGATCAACCTCTCGGCGCCGGCCGTGCAGCGCCGCATCCGCCGGATGGAGAAGGACGGTGTCATCACCGCCAATGTCGCGATCGTCGAGCCGGCGGCGCTCGGCCACCCGATCACCATCTTCGTCGAGATCGAACTGGTCAGCGAGACCGCGAAGGACATCGACGCCGCCAAGCGCGCCTTCCTCGCCGCGCCGGAGGTGCAGCAATGCTACTATGTCACCGGCGAGGTCGACTTCATGCTGGTCGTGCTGGTGCCGAGCATGACGGCCTATGAGGCGCTGACCCGCCGGCTCTTCTTCGCCGATGCCAATATCCGCAAGTTCCGCACCTTCGTCGCGATGGACCGGGTCAAGGCTGGGCTGACGGTGCCCGTGGGGTGA
- a CDS encoding ABC transporter substrate-binding protein produces the protein MDQHRRSSLLKLAAMTLAAMTSLPTLALAQQKEVRWGQWKGTEVGEKFMGELKAAFEKDHPDIKLTPVDSPFTGFHDRAIVLHQAKKLPDVLLVQVDWVAEFADLGMIEPLDSRIAKEPKEFFSNIPETFHAKWKGKQYYLPIESGAVALFWNTDLFKAAGLSGPPKTWDEFAEYSRKLTIPDKRQFAVTGTLQAEPPTNMTYDIYPLLLQSGATIMDAATNKAVFNSPEGVAAIEWYIDRVNKDKVSVPGVLSNGEKEKRANFASGNVAMMFEGPWGVAIQKQLNPNLNYDIAPLPKGKSTGTMVRGSLNTISSQAQDKDAAWTFMRWLSGPKGIEMWAKGTGGFPARTDVSNQDWFKERKLFQAFVTQMAQPNAQSPFLSMPNAVQMNKVMSTEIQNAVQGKKTAKQALDDAAAEWNKVLSAAK, from the coding sequence ATGGATCAGCATCGCAGGTCTTCCTTGCTGAAACTCGCCGCGATGACGCTCGCCGCGATGACCAGCCTGCCGACGCTCGCACTTGCCCAGCAGAAAGAAGTCCGCTGGGGCCAGTGGAAAGGCACCGAGGTCGGCGAGAAGTTCATGGGCGAGCTCAAGGCCGCCTTCGAGAAGGACCATCCCGATATCAAGCTGACGCCGGTCGACTCGCCGTTCACCGGCTTCCATGACCGCGCCATCGTGCTGCACCAGGCCAAGAAGCTGCCGGATGTGCTGCTGGTCCAGGTCGACTGGGTCGCCGAGTTCGCCGATCTCGGCATGATCGAGCCGCTCGACAGCCGCATCGCCAAGGAGCCGAAGGAGTTCTTCTCGAACATCCCTGAGACCTTCCACGCCAAGTGGAAGGGCAAGCAGTACTACCTGCCGATCGAGAGCGGCGCGGTCGCGCTGTTCTGGAACACGGACCTGTTCAAGGCCGCCGGCCTCTCCGGCCCGCCCAAGACCTGGGACGAGTTCGCGGAATACTCACGCAAGCTGACCATTCCCGACAAGCGCCAGTTCGCGGTCACCGGCACGCTCCAGGCCGAGCCGCCGACCAACATGACCTACGACATCTACCCGCTGCTGCTGCAGAGCGGCGCGACGATCATGGACGCAGCCACCAACAAGGCCGTGTTCAACAGCCCCGAGGGCGTCGCCGCGATCGAGTGGTACATCGATCGCGTCAACAAGGACAAAGTCTCGGTGCCGGGCGTGCTGAGCAATGGCGAGAAGGAGAAGCGCGCCAATTTCGCCTCCGGCAACGTCGCGATGATGTTCGAAGGGCCGTGGGGCGTCGCCATCCAGAAGCAGCTCAACCCGAACCTCAACTACGACATCGCGCCGCTGCCCAAGGGCAAGAGCACCGGCACCATGGTACGCGGCTCGCTCAACACCATCAGCAGCCAGGCGCAGGATAAGGACGCAGCCTGGACCTTCATGCGCTGGCTCTCGGGCCCGAAGGGCATCGAGATGTGGGCGAAGGGCACCGGCGGCTTCCCGGCGCGCACCGACGTCTCGAACCAAGACTGGTTCAAGGAGCGCAAGCTCTTCCAGGCCTTCGTCACGCAGATGGCGCAGCCGAACGCACAATCGCCGTTCCTGTCGATGCCCAACGCCGTTCAGATGAACAAGGTGATGAGCACCGAGATCCAGAACGCAGTGCAAGGCAAGAAGACCGCCAAGCAGGCGCTGGATGACGCTGCCGCCGAATGGAACAAGGTCCTGTCGGCGGCCAAGTGA
- a CDS encoding carbohydrate ABC transporter permease, producing MTVALPGAAAHPRPYLGRIGTRGRERLINLAAYLMLLVAIAIVFFPLAWMLTVSVRPNIEVMRMPPEWLPQVFTLEGYRKIFASKRYLVVFLNTMVVSLVVTALSLVLGAMAAYALARFKFAGQRAVLMFLITTQMFPLVLLCIPYFRIFITLGLYDTRTSLIVVYLTFTLPFCILMLRSYFINIPRDIEEAAMVDGCSRLGAIFRTLVPMSYPAFIGAGLYTFLLAWNEFLFAVVLIESWENRVLTMAIYSLMAEFVTDWNTMMAFSVLASLPLVMAFIFLQKFMVQGMTAGALTS from the coding sequence ATGACTGTCGCCCTGCCCGGCGCCGCTGCGCACCCGCGCCCCTATCTCGGCCGGATCGGTACGCGCGGCCGCGAGCGCCTGATCAACCTTGCCGCCTACCTCATGCTGCTGGTCGCGATCGCGATCGTGTTCTTCCCGCTCGCCTGGATGCTGACGGTCTCGGTGCGTCCGAACATCGAGGTGATGCGGATGCCGCCGGAATGGCTGCCGCAAGTGTTCACGCTGGAGGGCTATCGCAAGATCTTCGCGAGCAAGCGCTATCTCGTCGTCTTCCTCAACACGATGGTGGTCTCGCTGGTCGTGACCGCGCTCTCGCTCGTCCTCGGGGCGATGGCAGCCTATGCGCTGGCGCGCTTCAAGTTCGCCGGCCAGCGCGCGGTGCTGATGTTCCTGATCACCACGCAGATGTTTCCGCTGGTGCTGCTCTGCATCCCCTATTTCCGGATCTTCATCACGCTCGGGCTCTACGACACCCGGACCTCGCTGATCGTGGTCTACCTGACCTTCACCTTGCCCTTCTGCATCCTGATGCTGCGCAGCTACTTCATCAACATCCCGCGCGACATCGAGGAGGCGGCGATGGTCGACGGTTGCTCGCGGCTGGGCGCGATCTTCCGCACGCTGGTGCCGATGTCCTATCCCGCCTTCATCGGCGCCGGGCTCTACACCTTCCTGCTCGCCTGGAACGAGTTCCTGTTCGCGGTCGTGCTGATCGAATCCTGGGAGAACCGGGTGCTGACCATGGCGATCTACAGCCTGATGGCCGAGTTCGTCACCGACTGGAACACGATGATGGCCTTCTCGGTACTGGCGAGCCTGCCTCTGGTGATGGCCTTCATCTTCCTGCAGAAGTTCATGGTCCAGGGTATGACGGCGGGCGCTCTGACGTCATAA